Part of the Aquarana catesbeiana isolate 2022-GZ linkage group LG06, ASM4218655v1, whole genome shotgun sequence genome is shown below.
ttatctattgtaataaatatttttaacatacatgctgcacttagagggcgctgtccttctttcttttttatttcttctttagtaTTATAAATGTACCTTTAAAGTCTATCCCCAGCCCAACCTGGGCTAgagataggctttttttttttttttttttttaagctttgaatACAAGACGTTTTAAATGCCCTGTATTCCCACTGTGAAAAATTCCCTTTGTTTTCCTGTTCTGACACCTGGATAGAAAGTGAAATCTCCCAATGAGGACCCAGGCATAATAAAATCCTGACCGGAGGTTCTAAGCCTTTCTCCCTCTAATAGAAGTtgtgtttttattgcagtctgtgtccgcATTCAAGATTTCTCCTCGCTTCCTGTTATTTCTGACTCCTATCCAATAGGCAAGAAGTTTCTAAATAGGGGTGCAAAaaccaattaaaaaacaaaaaaaaacctgacttgtTAATACAGCAACAGGGTTGTTTTAAGTCAGTATAGTGACAAAATCCGCTTTGTAACTAGGATACATCACCTATCTTGTAATGTTAAGCTGCTACAGATGTTTGAAGTGTCAGTTGAGTCCACTGGGAAATGTTCTAATTTCACATAGTGCTGGGGGGGTTCTGCACTTGTCTAAGAATTATCATACATATCAGGCATATATTAGTGTTATTATTTAGGGAGTCctccagaaaggaaggaaggaaaatacaaaaaaaaaataaaaatattcaggcTGCCATTGCGGAACTCTTCTTTTGAAAATGGCAGCTGCCTGACTATCGTGGTTCACATTTGCAAGCTTAAGttgaggagatatatatatatatatattttatatatatatattttatatatattttatatatatatattttatatatatatatatatatatatatatatatatatatatatatatatatatatagagagagagagagagatctctatctatatctatattttacACTAAAGCCCCTTTTACATGGCCTGGATCCGGTTTTGCTCAccagggatctgtctgctgatcccctgcgGAGCTGAGcgagtggatgacaggtccgtgttcaCTCCGCTTGtgcagcacacacacacagactgctcTGCTCAACTGCCCTCCGATCCAAGCTGGCCAAGAGGAGGGGGcaaatttttttctgtttgtttttgccaGATCCAATCGGAGGTAGCAGGGTATAAACTAACAAGCTGTTTACATCTGACAAGCCATaaaggagaatggagggtctgatcaggtccatctgaaaaacagacaggcagacccgatcagacctTTTGTGTGAAAGGGGGTTTAAAtgcttagtttaaaaaaaaaaaaaaaacactttcatcaGCTGATTTAATAACTAAGtctgacgatttttttttttttcatcttttaatcATTGCCCATGTTTtaggttaaagcctaactccatgtttattgtcactttaaatagtttgtttggaccaagctggcccaaatgaactatttactGCATTAATAGGCTCACTTGCTGGGTGCGCTATACTAACTGTATGGAGCCTCAGCTACATGCAGTATATGGTGTTCCAGCAGTACACGCACTATCTGTGTAATTCCTCTGAAAGGAAGATGTGAGGCGTTAGGTAACATGAGTATTGCAATAAGAATTCTTGCAAGAAAAGCAATTTCCTTACAAACACTGTTTTGCAATACTTGTGTTAGCATCTACAATTTGGCCCGATACACTCAACCCGTTTGTTAACTTGCATAGCCAAACATGCTAAAATGTATAATATGAAGAGGGAAAACTCATCTTGCAGTGGCCAAGGAAATGAGGAAACTTTGCAAATTCTTACCTGCTTCTATTATGTGGATACTAACAGACACCATTGTAGTAACCTCCTCAGACTGAAAGAAATAGAAGTGCTTAGTGGGGGGCGTCTTGATGCTTGATATGTTCAGTTTCATGATTGGAACTCCAGAACAGCTTGTAAAACCAGCCAGCCCATCAGGTGAGCAGTGAATGAGATTTTTGGGGGTGTTTTCGGTGAGCTAAGAAGACATAGCATTGCCGAAATCTTAATTTGTTTTGTCAGTCACATCTGGCTGCAGACTGAAATGGAAAAGTAATTaaggaaattaaaattaaaacatatctatttttatagcatttataaatctgtattatttaaaaaaaaaaaatgatgatgccAGAGGACAGTAGTGTTCAATTTTTGTCAGTTTTTATAATAGCATGCGTTCTTCtcttctagtatattccctgctgGCTTTACCCCTTTCTATTGGTCACCATGGATGAGATGGACGCGCCGCAGATGAAGAAGGAGGTGGAGAGTCTAAAGTATCAGCTGGCTTTCAAACGAGAGATGTCTTCCAAGTCTATACCTGAGTGAGTATGGTAGGGGACCAAATGATCCATCCTGGTCCCCTTTCTGACTTCAGCTGGTTAGAGGGGTGCTCAAACCATGGCCCGCGGCCTCATGCTATGGGATGGCGGGTAGGCTTTCCCAGATCGCGGGTTgtcgacccaccatcccagagcatcacaGTGAGTAGAACCTGAAGTGGAGGAAGCAGGCATCCAAGGAGGAAACGGGAGCTGCACAAGACAGTCCTAGTCCTAGGCGGAATGATACCAAGTGCAATCTGCCTCTGATCccttctagcagcctggagagtgaTACCAGCAGCAGCTGCAAGAGAGAAGggttatatattaaccacttgccgaccagccgccatcattttactgcggtaggtcggcacgatcctgcaagccatcgtagctatatgtcggcttgtgggatcgggatagcaggggcGCGCCTGCTGCACTACGGGGGTGTCAATGCTCGTGGCCGCCGGtcacaatgaccgccggccacgatcgatcgcgggcacgagaggcagaacacggaagtgtgtgtgttttaacacacaaatccatgttctgttcTGCGAgtagtgacagatcgtgtgttcctaatagctgggaaccacgatccgtcacttcctttagtcagtcccctccctcttcagttagaaacatgtagcagggaacacagttaaccccttccttgccagtgaaatttttacagtaatcagtgcatttttatagcattgatcgctgtataaatgccaatggtcccaaaaatgtgtcaaaattgtccgccataatgtcgcagtcccgataaaaatcacagatcgccgccatttctagtaataaaaaaaaaaaaaaatgctataaatctatcccctattttgtagacgctataacttttgcgcaaaccaaacaatataggcttattggaattttttttaccaaaaaatatgtagaagaatacatatcggcctaaactagaaaaatttgctttaaaaaaaaaaaaaaaaaaaaaaagggatatttattatagcaaaaagtacaaaatattgtgttttttttcaaaattctccctctttttttctttatagtgaaaaaaattaaaaacgcagaggcgatcaaataccaccaaaagaaagctctgtttgtgggaaaaagaggacgtcaattttgttctggtgcagcgtcgcacgaccgtgcaattgtcagttaaagcgacacagtgccgaatcacaaaaaatggcctggtcattcagcagccaaatctttcggggctgaagtggttaaccacttgcttactgggcacttataccccccgtgtgcccaggccagctttcagcgctgtcgcactttgaatgacaattgcgcaatcatgcaacactgtacccaaaccacatttttatcattttttttcacacaaatagagctttcttttggtggtatttaatcaccacaggagttttttattttttgctaaaaaaaagcctgaaaattttgaaaaacaaaacatttttcaaaagtttgtaataaaattttgtaaacaggtaatttttctccttcactgatgtgcgctgatgaggctgcactgataggtgacacagatgacgagccactaattggcagcactgtgTGGCACCGATGTCCTtgtaacagaagctggttaccggctttcttcctttttcctgacagcacgaggagaaaaagaGCTAATAACTGGCTACTGTTTACTTccatgaccagctgtcattggctgacagctgatcacatggtagagaAAATCCAAGAAGTTAACGCCGCTCCAGGTGATCCCAATGAAATAGATCCGGATATGCTGAGTGCAAACCACGACTCGCCACCGAAGGTAATAGGTAAAGAAGAAACCGCTGCATACCGCCAATATTGATCCAGCGCAGATTTATTTGAACAAACTGGTACTCATGACTGTCAACCAAGACAAGGACAACGgagaggtgacgcgtttcacactgcaaTAGTGCTTCTTCAAAAATCTTTTAAACGTGTCACCTCTCCATTGTCCTTGTCTTGGTTGGCAGTCATGAGTACACCAGTTTGTTCAAATAAATCGACGTTGGATCAAAATTGCCGGTGTGCAGGTGTTTCTTCTTTTCcttctgatcacatggtaaagggccacttggccctttaccctgttctgtgatcagctgagtacGAAGAACTTGACGATCACAGACCGTGCTGCCCGCTTACCGCAGGGTGTGTGAGAGCAGCACGATTACGGAAGGACATCTATTGACGTCTTCCCGGCACTGGAAGCCCACACTGTAAtggtctttcggctatagcacggtcggaaagtggttaaacatcaCTTAGTTTTGCAATGGGcaaatttagcatttttaaaaaaaaagggttagtAGGCTGCTTCAACACTGATTCACAACAGCAGAGCAGTGCATTTGTAGATTAGCTGCACCGAGCCgttgacttctattatatcctgcaggtttggtgcaatTTCTGAGAGTGCAGCACATCCAACAAGAtgtcatagaagtctatggctcagtgcagctaactcacAGGAAAGCAGAGGGTGCACTGTGgataaaccgcagcacatcagtgtgaaagcagccaataGGGTAGGGGGCTTagaacagtaagggctcatttacatttgcagtttggggggcagtaaaaccccatagttcattgtAGCCCATGAACGGTTACCAGATcatttaacgtgttactaaaccctcaacagtaaaatcagtctgtatatgcagtaaagaatgcttgttatactcactgtggaacctaagaggttaatcctctgcattgtgtaaaaagactgtttaaacctgtcttctctgatcctccccttttgggggcactctgcacatgcttagtttagtgtgtattgctaaagagtttttttttttcctgggaaggtatatgtgatcagcactgtccagacagagggtcaggggtcctgaaccctcataggacagtcagagtagaattaaaactcctcctacaagctttaaccaggcactgatagaagtcacaaaactgctataatactgctgatgagaaaagatatttagcagtttatatttactaaaataattgcatttccatgttctgtgtactgtgggagaccagatatagtgaatgcagggtcctgggttaagtaacactttaaccacttccggactgcccaccatcGTTTTACGACGGTACTTTGAAGgaagatattgttgttatggcagcagctagctgtcataacccaggtatcctcttcttcaatgagcggtccggtttaagataaaagtggtctctgccgcAGATTCACAAGAACACTTTTatcggggggggccctctcccgccgtgatctggtgccctccgccgcttaccgaagctGTCAGCAGCGGCGATCAGATCCTTCTTGTGGCCtcacatggagacgagtgaggggaagatggcccccatccgtctccatatcattgctgggcggaagcgacgttaaaacgtcacttctgcccatagctcttaaagggccattttttttttttttcatttttttaaatgacaaaataatttttttttttattgcattttagtgtaaatatgaggtctttttgaccccagatctcatatttaagaggtcctgtcatgctttcttctattacaagggatgtttacattccttgtaataggaataaaagtgacacattttttttttttaaaaaacagtgtaaaaataaaaaaaaaaaaaaggtaaaataaataaggaaaaaaaaaaaaatttttaaatgcgccccgtcccgacgagcttgcgtgcagaagcgaacgcatacgtgaaaacggtgttcaaaccacacatgggaggtatcgccacgatcggtagagcaagagaaataattctagccctagacctcctctataacttaaaacatgcaacctgtagaattttttaaacgtcgcctatggagatttttaagggtaaaaggttgtctccattccacgaacgggcgcaattttgaagcgtgacatgttaggtatcaatttactcggcgtaacattatctttcacaatataaaaaaaacattttttccaaaaaaagtgcgcttgtaagacagcagcgcaaatacggtgtgacagaaagtattgcaacaactgccattttattctctagggtgttaggaaaaaaaatgtataatgtttgggagttctaagtaattttctagcaaacaaaaactttttaacttgtaaacaacaaatctcagaaagaggctcgtggaggcttaagtggttaagtggccctcgctcttccaaaaggttgagcacccctgagaTAGATCTGTGATAATCTATAGTAGTTGCATGTTTCTGCTACAGCTGCACAgttgacaccccctcccccccattgatcctaaggcccctttcacacttatacaacttgtcccatgattttgtactgcaaaatcgtatgacaagtcattctccatgatttccaatgactaccattcatattggcacgactttaagtcgtgccgtcttcaaagtagtccctgcactactttggtccaacttccatgcgagttgtactccatagacctcaatgttaaaccctcaagtagcatgcaaatcgtacctgaataatatagacacgatttcagtacgactttgtaagcacaagcctcacaccatgtatgttttcatttgttaatgccaaagttgtgacaaagtcgtacaaagtagtactgctcccaaatcgcacgactttgaagtcgtataagtgtgaaaggggcctaaaagtttgTAGATGACACATTGAGGGTATAATTCTTTCAATGTAATGACCAGATATATGTTTTCATTCCCAGATTATTAAAGTGGATTGAAGAAGGAGTACCCAACGACCCATTTCTGAACCCGGAGCTGATGAAGAATAACCCCTGGGTAGAAAGAGGAAAGTGCAGCATCCTGTGAGACTCCAAACGAccgcctctgccccccccccccaactttcatCTACTCTGAATGTAACTAGATTCTGATATTAGAGTCCAGATATGCAGCTGAAGAGACCTATTTGATCACACTGCATTGCTCCAGCAGAAATAATatatgcaggaaggaggggggggggtgctgccacCCCAGTAACCAGTCGCCCCACCATAGCTTAGACTGTGGGGTGGTTCTGCTGTAACAAAGAGGTCTAATTTTATTATTTGTCATTTTAGGTTTATAGGATGGCTAGGAAGCGCGGCAAAGAACGTGTTGTAGATTTAAGGAGTCAGTTTACAGTGAAAACGGGGGTTAGATTAGAAGAGTAGGACACAGCTGCTTGTCACAGTGGTATGACAGCAATAATATACAGTCTGGGGCCGTAGCAATCCTAGGATGCTTCAATGCCCTGGTGCAGATGTCTCTACAGCGCCCCCTGACTGTACCTTCCAGGTTATGCACTATATTGAACATACTATGCTTTTCAGGTTAAGTCATTGTAATTATATACTCATGGGACTTGCAAGCCCCCCTCTTTATATCTTTTATTTCTCCAAAGAGCTAAATGCAGAGAAAATGTAAAATGAATCAGATTCATATCTAAGAATAAACTCTTGGTGCATttttcctctcctgtctgtgtctATCCAATCCTACTGTGTTTGGTTATGATGTGTTGCAACTCAGTGTGTGTACTGCAGATCACAAATACCTGGCCACGAAGTACAGCACAATGGTACTCGGTACCAAGCTACATGGgaagagcaatggaagaagggaacaggcatacagctggccatacattacacaattttTCATATTcagtttcctttaaatttaccttcaaatatagggcctgcctggttgcatacaaattgaaagtgacctcatattacatggttttggtaaatctaaaataaaattgtacaatgtatgaccACCCTTAGAAACTAAGCTGAACACGTATTGGCCAGTCATAGGTCAGCTTTCTGTAgaacactgctaaaaaaaaaaaaattaccgtatatactcgagtataaatcgcgattttcagcccttttttattaggctgaaagtgcccccctcgacttatactcgagtcttcgctgtctgcctacatgatcagcgtgtgataataatattcggcggccattccactgttcaaaagccgcgcctcctcctcgtctgtgataggcaaacactcaatttcccagcagtcagtgtacagcctatcacggacattctctcatcctcatccgtggtatgaggatgagagaatgtccgtgataggctgatcgctgactgctgggaaatggagtgttctgcctatcacagatgaggaggcgcagcttttgaacagtggaatggctgcaGAATGTTATTATGACACGCTGattggtggatgcagagcggcacacggaggcatgcacaggacacagggacacatgcacaggtaggctgcacaggacacatgcacaggacacagggacacatgcacaggtaggctgcacaggacacaggcacaggcacaggacacaggtaggctacacAGGGAGgcctgcagctgcagatgggcattgttgaccctcttttccacttacagtagctgctgcatttctcaccctcgacttatactccagtcaataagtttttcccagttttttgtggtaaattaggggcctcggcttatattcggaacgacctatactcgagtatatacgttaGTTGTGCACTTCTGCTTTGTATTTACATTTGAGGTTAGAAGGTTTGAACACTGCTAATAGCATGGGTAAGACatacatgcacactgggcatttaccCCCTGTGGGTCCAATCCCAGCATTTTTTGTGCACCTGGGAAGggcctgcagcctgtcaaagtctatatGGTGCACCAAGGGGTACTTGCATTTAGAGCCCTATACCCAGAACACAGGTCCTTCCTGAACACAAAAGGCCCCTAAAACGTGAGTACCACTCGGTACAGCACCCAGCTGCAACATATTTTAGACTGTAAACTTTGTAAACTGTAAACTTTGACAGGTTGCAGGCAGTAGCACCTGTGTCTACCTGGAGCGCAGGGGTTAAACTTACCCTGTGTACGTGCTGCACAGTGTCTGCAGCTGGCGGTTAAGTGAGGGTCTGCTTTAAAGGGTAACttacttttgtgggggaaaaagaattgtaaataaaaatatatatataatatagtatgcaactaagtcatattgtaattgaatgttattaaaaagaacctttccttttcaacgtgcagccgctgtaattttctgtaaaatgcaatatggcaacctggaggagttctgtacacagactGCACCCTCAAAAtaatatttcctgcttgtgtgattggctaactgattttcccagaagtctaaactaagatacaagtcagatttttggcatcccctgtaacaaaaatgtcatttttggtgggtTACTCCCAAtggaaaatcacatctaaagggatgcagatgctAAAATTTTCCTAATTTGACCCCTGCAAGTGCAGAAGCTGATTGAGAATTATAAAATAACTCCCATAGAGTCACTCTGGAGACacacagctattccttcagaataccaaaaaggtaggaatctgccacagtttgttaaaatccttgcaatgtacatagatcacccagaggggaatgtttttttgtttctcACTATAAGTGGAGgtactctttaaagtggttctaaaggcaggaggtttttttttttttttttacatttaagcagcgcccctcccccaatacttacctaagccccatcttgatccagggaTGTTACACAAGAGcattggctgtccgggactctccctcctgattggctgagatacagcagcaggcaccagctgctgtcaaagtcagtgagccaatgaggggagagggggcagggttaagctgcagctccatgtctgaatggacacagagcagtggctcgggtgcccccatagcaagcagagtgctgtgggggcactcggcaggaggaggggccaggagtaccagcgagagacccgagaagaggatgtgggctgctctgtgcaaaatcagtacacagggcaggtaagtataacttgtttgttatttttaaacaaaacaaaaaaacgttcTTATCACTTTAAGGAGTAGCTGAACACTGTCAAGGAGAGGGAAAGGACTAATCATCAGTAGTACCTGTGGACTccttgcagctgatcttttccttaGCATGACTTGGTCTGCACTGAGTTTCTGTGTGAAGTTGACCACCTTggaagaggcagggctttgcttcttcATGTCAGATGACTTGTGTGGCGATGACCTAGAAGCAGGAGAAATGGAGGAAGCAAAGGTCCAAAGCTGAAGCAGGGAGATGCTGGCTTTGCATATCCTCAGATACAGTTTCCTCTTCAGCAAGCAGCAAgcaccccctagtggctcaggaaggcggtcacgtcatatgacgtccgcccagaacgagagctgcctcgtcccgccgtcataggacagtgggcgggcagctagtggttaaagtcAATTTACAGCTTGTTAAGATAATGCAATTATCTGAATGTCTATAGCCTTGCCACAATTCCACTttgaccacttgccaaccagcagaTTAACATACGCTGCTGGCCAGCGGCTTTGTTCCCCCTGTGACGTACCTGTACATTATGGAAGAACGACCTGGTTTACAGGCGCGCACCCCCTGCCTCTCATGCTGTGGTTGGATACAGCATGCGTTTGGCAGCAGGCTTGccgccaatgattttggctgtgaaCCTGCTGATGGCTGTGGCCAACCGCAACACAGATGTTCGGCTTCCTAATCTCACTTACAATTCAGAGCTGAGATTAGGACGCAAAGTCAGCCAGTCTGAGTAAAATCAACACACATATACTTGTTAGGCacaaagttaaccctttgattgccctcctgatcacccagtgtcattagtacagagatagtattatcactgatcaatgttagtgtcactggtgatgtcacagTGTGTCAATTAGTGaccatcccagccagtgtcagcgCCAGTCCCTGACTGCCCAACACACTATCCTAGTCACACTAGAAACATGACAGGCATTCAGAAAGtcagagctgtgtaaattccactatacagcgagtaaaataagtattgaacacggcCTTATTTTTCCAGGTAAATATATTGgtaaaaggtgctattgacatgaaatttttaccACGTCGCTAACAacgcatgcaatccatacatacaaagaaaccaaaacaaataagttcagaaagtaAGTTATGTGaaataaaatgtaatgacacagggaaaaagtattgaacacactaacttaaatgtatttaatacttggtacaaaatcctttgttggtaatgacagcttcaagacgcctcctgtatggagaaactagtcgcatgcattgctcaggtgtgattttggcccatttttGGCCCATTCTtgcacacagtcttcaaatcttgaaggttctgtgggcctcttctatgaactctgatctttagttcttcccatggattttctattggattcaagtcaggtgattggctgggtcaTTCTAGCAGCTTTGTTTTCATTCTTTGAAACcatttgagagtttccttggctttgtgtttgggatcattgtcttgctgaaatgtccaccctcatttcatcttcatcatcctggtagatggacgcagatttttatcaagaatgtcttggtacatttttccattcattcttccttcaatgatatgaagtttgccagtaccgtatgctgaaaaactgccccacgccatgatgttcccacctccacacttcgctgttggtatgggggtgtttttggggtgatgtgcagtgccatttgacttcCAAACATGCTGTGTATTCTTGTATCCaaagagttcagttttggtctcacctgaccagacaatattctcccagtatttcacaggcttgtctaaatgttgtgcagcaaactttaaaacgagcttcaacatgctttttcttcagcaatggagtcttgcgtggtgagcgtgtgtacaggccatggcagttgagtgcattacttattgttttctttgaaacaattgtacctgctaattccaggtctttctgaagctctaaaACAAGTGGTCCCCGGCTCTTGGATAACTCTTCTGAATTCTGTTCACTTGTcaaaaatcttgtgaggagcacctggtcatggctgtgttatggtgaaattatgttctttccacttccagattatagccccaacagtgctcactggaacattcagaagtttagaaatccttctgtaaccaatgccatcagtgtgttttgcaacaataaggttgcaatgGTCTTGAGAGAGCActttgcttttacccattatgagatgtttcttgtgttagacacttttttataggccatcagttgagagtGAACCAgcggatattaatttgcactgacaaggacaggattgctttctaattactgatagattttggcttgtgtcttggctttccatacctttttgcacctccctttcttcatgtgttcaatactttttccctgtgtcattccattttattacacataacttaattccTGAACGTATTTGTGTTGCTTTCttagtatgtatggattgcatgggatgttaccgacgtggtgaaaaatttttgtaaatagcaTTTTTAGAAATATAATTTACCTAGAAAattggtgacatgttcaatacttatttaacccgctgtatatacaccatagtttgtagacactataactttctcacaaaccaatatacacttattgggattttttttttttttttaccaaagacatgtagcagaatacattttggcctaaatttatgaagagatttgattttactggatgttttataacagaaagtaaaaaaaaaaaatccctcaaaattaattttgttaaccacttaagccccggaccatttggctggccaaagaccagagctctttttgcgattcggcactgcgtcgctttaactgacaatt
Proteins encoded:
- the GNG13 gene encoding guanine nucleotide-binding protein G(I)/G(S)/G(O) subunit gamma-13; protein product: MDEMDAPQMKKEVESLKYQLAFKREMSSKSIPELLKWIEEGVPNDPFLNPELMKNNPWVERGKCSIL